Proteins from a genomic interval of Rhodococcus rhodochrous:
- a CDS encoding metal-dependent hydrolase family protein, with protein MLTLKAAGLLDVDTGEIVRPGIIRVDGERIAGVGGTYSDNSGDTPEGDVIDLGDLILMPGLMDMEVNLLMGGRGEKPVYSTVQDDPPLRMLRAVGNARRTLRAGFTTVRNLGLFVKTGGYLLDVALGTAIDKGWVDGPRVVPAGHAITPTGGHLDPTMFAAFAPGVLDLTIEEGIANGVDEVRKAVRYQIKHGAQLIKVCVSGGVMSMTGSAGAQHYSDEELRAIVDEAHRRGMKVASHTHGAEAVRHAIEAGIDCIEHGFLIDDDTIDLMVERGTWLVPTTRLADAMDTSHAPPELQAKAAEMFPKARTSVLAAYKAGVKIAVGTDAPAIPHGKNADEIVALVDRGIPPLAVIQAATINAAELIGVDDRGRLAEGLLADIIAVPGDPTEDITVTQNVRFVMKGGKVYVHN; from the coding sequence ATGCTGACCCTGAAGGCAGCCGGACTGCTCGACGTCGACACGGGCGAGATCGTCCGCCCGGGAATCATCCGCGTCGACGGCGAACGCATCGCCGGAGTGGGCGGAACCTACAGTGATAATTCGGGCGACACGCCCGAGGGTGACGTCATCGACCTCGGCGACCTGATCCTCATGCCCGGCCTGATGGACATGGAGGTCAACCTCCTCATGGGTGGACGCGGCGAGAAGCCCGTCTACTCGACGGTCCAGGACGACCCGCCCCTGCGCATGCTGCGTGCCGTCGGAAACGCCCGCCGCACCCTGCGCGCGGGATTCACCACCGTCCGCAATCTCGGACTGTTCGTCAAGACCGGCGGATACCTCCTCGACGTGGCCCTCGGAACGGCCATCGACAAGGGCTGGGTGGACGGCCCGCGCGTCGTCCCCGCCGGTCACGCCATCACCCCCACCGGCGGACACCTCGATCCGACGATGTTCGCGGCGTTCGCGCCCGGCGTCCTCGACCTCACGATCGAGGAGGGCATCGCCAACGGCGTCGACGAGGTCCGCAAGGCGGTGCGCTACCAGATCAAGCACGGCGCCCAGCTCATCAAGGTGTGCGTCTCGGGCGGCGTCATGTCGATGACCGGATCCGCAGGTGCCCAGCACTATTCGGACGAAGAGCTGCGCGCGATCGTCGACGAGGCACATCGTCGCGGGATGAAGGTCGCCTCGCACACGCACGGCGCCGAAGCCGTGCGACACGCGATCGAAGCCGGAATCGACTGCATCGAACACGGATTCCTCATCGACGACGACACCATCGACCTCATGGTCGAGCGCGGAACATGGCTCGTGCCCACCACCCGTCTCGCCGACGCGATGGACACCTCCCACGCGCCGCCGGAGCTGCAGGCCAAGGCCGCCGAGATGTTCCCCAAGGCACGCACCTCGGTGCTCGCCGCATACAAGGCCGGGGTGAAGATCGCGGTCGGCACCGACGCGCCGGCCATCCCCCACGGCAAGAACGCCGACGAGATCGTTGCCCTCGTCGACCGCGGAATCCCTCCCCTCGCGGTGATCCAGGCCGCCACGATCAATGCGGCAGAACTCATCGGCGTCGACGACCGCGGTCGCCTCGCCGAAGGTCTGCTCGCCGACATCATCGCCGTCCCCGGCGATCCCACCGAAGACATCACCGTCACCCAGAACGTGCGGTTCGTGATGAAAGGCGGAAAGGTCTATGTCCACAACTGA